Proteins from one Blattabacterium sp. (Blattella germanica) str. Bge genomic window:
- a CDS encoding ATP-dependent DNA helicase RecG has protein sequence MSCNIFQKSIEHLKGLSLKKAHLFHTELKLHTYEDLLFFYPKGYIHLPILKNISELSKNNNNNFVKILGEITNIEEINYKKGKIWIARLEDKTGFIELVWFQKTNFLKNVKKNITIIVSGKVKCFQKKIQMIHPNIQYSEKNYSIYPVYSIPRNLKKKGINNSFMINLLKNLIEESKNDIEEFFFQEFLEKKLNVKKKSFDSNSFSRIFKQLISSTIFFKIEELFLLKLFFLSKRKTASSRPFPKLGKNFHNFYKYFLPFTLTEGQKKVLKEIWNDLKKPIQMNRLLQGEVGCGKTIIAILSMLIALDNGFQSCLMAPTEVLAIQHYSSIKEMFSKIGIKIALLTSSTSDSIRKCLYHEIFTGKISILIGTHALIQEKVQFKNLGLAIIDEEQRFGVEQRAKIWKKEDKFPHILIMTATPIPRTLAKIIYHDLNISIIKELPLGRKPVKTIHFWNQNRDKAFEIIKNQISKGRQVYIIYPTINTSLKKKNMNLTKGYQEIKEKFKNLENKIGILHGEMNFQEKNIQMSRFLRGETKILIATTVIEVGVNVPNASVILIENADFFGLSQLHQLRGRVGRGIHQSYCILITDQKISIEGFFRIKKMCETNEGLEIAKEDLKLRGGGDLIGTQQSGKNYLRIVNLIKDYKLIKDVFPIAKNFFIKNPDFLKNTKNIFYKNYKMNEKFKK, from the coding sequence ATGTCCTGCAATATTTTTCAAAAATCTATAGAACATTTAAAAGGATTAAGTTTAAAAAAAGCTCATTTATTTCATACGGAATTAAAACTTCACACATACGAGGATTTATTATTTTTTTATCCGAAAGGATATATTCATTTACCTATATTAAAAAATATATCAGAATTATCAAAGAATAATAATAATAATTTTGTGAAAATATTGGGAGAAATAACGAATATAGAGGAAATCAATTATAAAAAAGGAAAAATATGGATTGCCCGTTTAGAAGATAAAACAGGTTTTATTGAATTGGTATGGTTTCAGAAAACCAATTTTTTAAAAAATGTCAAAAAAAACATCACAATTATAGTTTCCGGAAAAGTTAAATGTTTTCAAAAAAAAATTCAGATGATTCATCCGAATATACAATATTCGGAAAAAAATTATTCTATATACCCAGTTTATTCTATTCCCAGAAATTTGAAGAAAAAAGGAATTAACAATTCTTTCATGATTAACTTATTAAAAAATTTGATAGAAGAATCAAAAAATGATATAGAAGAATTTTTTTTTCAAGAGTTTCTTGAAAAAAAATTAAATGTCAAGAAAAAAAGCTTTGATTCAAATTCATTTTCCAGAATCTTTAAACAGCTTATTTCAAGCACGATATTCTTTAAAATTGAAGAGTTATTTTTGCTAAAATTATTCTTTTTATCGAAAAGAAAAACAGCATCCAGTCGTCCGTTTCCAAAACTAGGGAAAAATTTTCATAATTTTTATAAATATTTTTTGCCTTTCACTCTAACAGAAGGACAAAAAAAAGTACTGAAGGAAATATGGAATGATTTGAAAAAACCTATTCAAATGAATAGATTATTACAAGGGGAAGTAGGATGTGGGAAAACTATAATAGCCATATTATCCATGCTCATTGCTTTAGATAATGGATTTCAATCCTGTTTAATGGCTCCTACTGAAGTTTTGGCTATACAACATTATTCTTCCATAAAAGAAATGTTTTCAAAAATTGGAATTAAAATAGCTTTATTAACAAGTTCTACTTCTGATTCTATACGTAAATGTCTCTATCATGAAATATTTACAGGAAAAATTTCCATTTTAATAGGAACACATGCTTTAATTCAAGAAAAAGTTCAATTTAAAAATTTAGGATTAGCAATTATAGATGAAGAACAACGTTTTGGAGTGGAACAAAGAGCAAAAATTTGGAAAAAAGAAGATAAATTTCCTCATATTTTGATTATGACAGCAACACCTATTCCTAGGACTTTAGCGAAGATCATTTATCATGATTTAAACATTTCCATTATCAAAGAGTTACCTTTAGGAAGAAAACCTGTTAAAACTATCCATTTTTGGAATCAAAACAGAGATAAAGCTTTTGAAATAATAAAAAATCAAATTTCAAAAGGAAGACAAGTATATATTATATACCCCACTATCAACACTTCTTTGAAAAAGAAAAATATGAATTTAACAAAAGGATATCAAGAAATCAAAGAAAAATTTAAAAATTTGGAAAATAAAATTGGAATTTTGCATGGAGAAATGAATTTTCAAGAAAAAAATATACAAATGAGCCGATTTTTACGTGGTGAAACTAAAATTCTTATAGCTACTACAGTTATAGAAGTAGGAGTCAATGTTCCCAATGCCTCTGTTATCTTAATAGAAAATGCAGATTTTTTTGGATTATCCCAATTGCATCAATTAAGAGGAAGAGTTGGAAGAGGAATTCATCAAAGTTATTGTATTCTCATTACTGATCAAAAAATAAGTATAGAAGGTTTTTTTCGAATCAAAAAAATGTGTGAAACAAATGAAGGTTTAGAAATAGCTAAAGAAGATCTAAAATTGCGTGGAGGAGGAGATTTAATCGGAACTCAACAAAGTGGAAAAAATTACTTACGTATCGTAAATCTTATAAAAGATTATAAATTGATAAAAGATGTTTTTCCAATTGCTAAAAATTTTTTTATAAAAAATCCTGATTTTTTGAAAAACACAAAAAACATTTTTTATAAAAATTATAAAATGAATGAAAAATTCAAAAAATAA
- the rpsU gene encoding 30S ribosomal protein S21, with the protein MILITTVREGESIDKALKKCKKKFDKTRVLKEFREKQQYIKPSEGRRNEILRAKYRERMKLKKEE; encoded by the coding sequence ATGATTTTAATTACTACAGTTAGAGAAGGAGAATCTATTGATAAAGCTTTAAAAAAGTGTAAAAAAAAATTTGATAAAACTCGTGTTCTCAAAGAATTTAGAGAAAAACAACAATATATAAAACCTTCTGAAGGAAGAAGAAATGAAATATTAAGAGCAAAGTATAGAGAACGCATGAAACTCAAGAAAGAAGAATAA
- a CDS encoding shikimate dehydrogenase, translating into MNNYKFLFGLIGKGINYSFSRKFFLEKFKRESILHTDYKIFDIPNIKDVSLIFQDPCLKGCNVTIPYKTSIIPFLTKIVPEAETIGSVNVVKIDKNGVDRIGYNTDIVGFEFSFKKDLKRLPFVKNLKALILGTGGVSKTISFVLNKLQIPYQYVSRTKKKGFLVYEDINENLLKQYKIIINCTPLGTFPNVNLCPSLPYQYISSEHYFYDLVYNPNKSLFLKEAEKKGALIKNGLEMLYLQAEESWKIWNSD; encoded by the coding sequence ATGAACAATTACAAATTTCTTTTTGGATTGATTGGGAAAGGGATCAACTATTCTTTTTCAAGAAAATTTTTTTTAGAAAAATTTAAAAGGGAATCCATTCTTCATACAGATTACAAAATTTTTGATATTCCAAATATAAAGGATGTCTCATTAATATTTCAGGATCCTTGTCTGAAAGGATGTAACGTGACAATTCCTTATAAAACGAGTATTATCCCTTTTTTAACTAAAATTGTTCCAGAAGCAGAAACTATAGGGTCTGTGAATGTAGTAAAAATAGATAAAAATGGTGTAGATAGGATTGGATACAATACAGATATTGTCGGTTTTGAGTTTTCCTTTAAAAAGGATCTCAAAAGATTACCTTTTGTAAAAAATTTAAAAGCATTAATTTTAGGAACAGGAGGAGTATCCAAAACGATTTCATTTGTCTTAAACAAATTACAGATTCCATATCAATATGTTTCTAGAACTAAAAAAAAAGGATTTTTAGTTTATGAAGATATAAACGAAAATTTGCTAAAACAATATAAAATTATTATAAATTGTACTCCTTTAGGAACATTTCCCAATGTTAATTTATGTCCTTCTTTGCCTTATCAATATATTTCTTCAGAACATTATTTTTATGATTTAGTTTATAATCCAAATAAAAGTTTATTCTTAAAAGAAGCAGAAAAAAAAGGAGCATTAATTAAAAATGGATTGGAAATGTTGTATCTTCAAGCAGAAGAATCTTGGAAAATATGGAATTCTGATTAA
- the ribD gene encoding bifunctional diaminohydroxyphosphoribosylaminopyrimidine deaminase/5-amino-6-(5-phosphoribosylamino)uracil reductase RibD: MKDKETFMSRAIQLAKNGLGMTSPNPMVGCVIERNGFIISEGWHYKKGMDHAEAIAINRIKNKSLFLDSTLYVTLEPCVHFGETSPCVDLIIKNHIPRIVVGIQDPHDKVKGLGIQKLKEYGIEVIENVLKNKCRFLNKRFFTFHEKNRPYIILKWAQSHDGFIGSENKKNIWISGTYARQLNHKWRAEEDSILVGRKTVLNDNPKLNVREWFGSNPIRIFIDKKLKISDSHFILDGTQKTIVFTEKKKENQKNIEYIQISFEGKIINHILNFLYKKNILSLIVEGGKKTLESFIKENVWDECRIFVCDVTLKKGLKAPRIGGEVFKKMNIGSDLLFIKKIFY; this comes from the coding sequence ATGAAAGATAAAGAAACTTTCATGAGTAGAGCTATTCAGTTGGCTAAAAACGGATTGGGGATGACGTCTCCTAATCCTATGGTTGGTTGTGTTATAGAAAGGAATGGATTTATCATATCAGAAGGATGGCATTATAAAAAGGGAATGGATCATGCAGAAGCAATTGCTATCAACAGAATCAAAAATAAATCCTTATTTTTGGATTCAACCCTTTATGTTACATTAGAACCATGTGTTCATTTTGGGGAAACCTCTCCTTGTGTTGATTTGATAATCAAAAATCATATCCCAAGAATAGTGGTAGGAATACAGGATCCTCATGATAAAGTTAAAGGATTAGGAATACAAAAACTTAAAGAATATGGAATAGAAGTCATAGAAAATGTTTTAAAGAATAAATGTCGTTTTTTAAACAAACGTTTTTTTACTTTTCATGAAAAAAATCGTCCTTATATTATTTTAAAATGGGCTCAAAGTCACGATGGATTTATAGGTTCTGAAAATAAAAAAAACATTTGGATTAGTGGTACATATGCTAGACAATTGAATCATAAATGGAGGGCTGAAGAAGATAGTATTTTAGTAGGAAGAAAGACTGTATTAAATGATAACCCAAAATTAAATGTTAGAGAATGGTTTGGATCCAATCCTATTAGAATCTTTATTGATAAAAAATTAAAGATATCTGATTCTCATTTTATTTTAGATGGAACACAAAAAACTATTGTTTTTACAGAGAAAAAAAAAGAAAATCAAAAAAATATAGAGTATATTCAAATTTCTTTTGAGGGAAAAATAATCAATCATATATTAAATTTTTTATATAAAAAAAACATACTATCTTTGATAGTAGAAGGGGGAAAAAAGACTTTGGAAAGTTTTATAAAAGAAAATGTATGGGATGAATGTAGGATTTTTGTATGTGATGTTACATTGAAAAAAGGTCTTAAAGCACCTAGAATAGGTGGAGAGGTATTCAAAAAAATGAATATTGGAAGCGATCTACTTTTTATAAAAAAAATTTTTTATTGA
- a CDS encoding acyl-CoA reductase, whose translation MIQTFDKLGHFLREFKKFYAHSKYISQRFKMLFFDLRKIIQKITLKNSWFRVEDLLITIHQWGMILKEEKLESWIHQYSLNKNRKSKKVLVIMPGNIPMVGFHDFLCVLLSGHNIIIKLSEEDNLLIPFLCKIIIHIKPILKHNIKFTQNIFHEKFDSVIASGNNNTARYFEYYFRNYPILLRKRKTSIAVLQGNEKEKELIDLNKDILTYSGRGCRNVGKIFMPYNYNIHSILDKSFVSEYVTKNYKYIDNYKYCLSIYTMNKISIQKNHFLIFKEEKDYYSPISVVYYEFYDDLNQLKKIIMKNNQHIQCIVSKNFLKEEIIFGKTQYPELEDYADGIDTIQFLNQ comes from the coding sequence ATGATTCAAACTTTTGATAAATTAGGCCATTTTTTAAGAGAATTTAAGAAATTTTATGCACATAGTAAATATATTTCTCAACGTTTTAAAATGTTATTTTTTGATTTACGAAAAATTATTCAAAAAATCACTCTCAAAAATAGTTGGTTTAGAGTAGAAGATTTATTGATAACCATTCATCAATGGGGAATGATTCTTAAAGAAGAAAAATTGGAATCTTGGATTCATCAATATTCTTTGAATAAAAACAGAAAATCAAAAAAAGTTCTTGTCATTATGCCCGGAAATATTCCAATGGTGGGATTTCATGATTTTTTATGTGTCCTATTATCAGGACATAACATAATTATTAAATTATCTGAAGAAGACAATTTATTAATTCCTTTTTTATGCAAAATCATAATACATATAAAACCAATATTGAAACATAACATAAAATTTACACAAAATATTTTTCATGAAAAATTCGATTCTGTTATAGCTAGTGGAAACAATAACACAGCTCGTTATTTTGAGTATTACTTTAGAAACTATCCTATTCTACTCAGAAAAAGAAAAACTTCTATTGCTGTATTACAAGGAAATGAAAAAGAAAAAGAATTGATTGATTTAAACAAAGATATACTTACTTATTCTGGAAGAGGCTGTAGAAATGTGGGAAAAATTTTTATGCCTTATAATTATAATATTCATTCGATTTTAGATAAATCGTTTGTATCTGAATATGTAACAAAAAATTACAAGTATATAGACAATTATAAATACTGTCTTTCAATTTATACTATGAATAAAATATCTATTCAAAAAAATCATTTTCTTATTTTCAAAGAAGAAAAAGACTATTATAGTCCAATATCTGTAGTTTATTATGAATTTTATGATGATTTGAATCAATTGAAAAAAATCATTATGAAAAACAATCAACATATACAATGTATCGTATCAAAAAATTTTTTAAAAGAAGAAATTATTTTTGGAAAAACACAATATCCAGAACTAGAAGATTATGCTGACGGCATTGACACAATTCAATTTTTGAATCAATAA
- a CDS encoding 4Fe-4S dicluster domain-containing protein: MSIKITEECINCGACEPECPNHAIYEGGKKWRMSDGTSLREKGSLIDQVPKEKNIYFIVSEKCTECVGFYDEPQCVVICPVNCCIPDPNNMETKEELVEKKLFLHGIN; this comes from the coding sequence ATGTCCATAAAAATTACGGAAGAATGTATAAATTGTGGGGCTTGTGAGCCTGAATGCCCTAATCATGCAATTTATGAAGGAGGAAAAAAATGGAGAATGTCAGATGGAACTTCCTTAAGAGAAAAAGGTAGTTTGATAGATCAGGTTCCGAAAGAAAAAAATATATATTTTATTGTTTCAGAAAAATGTACAGAATGTGTTGGTTTTTATGATGAACCACAATGTGTTGTGATATGTCCAGTCAATTGTTGTATTCCAGATCCAAATAATATGGAAACCAAAGAAGAACTTGTTGAAAAAAAACTTTTTTTGCATGGAATCAATTAA
- a CDS encoding uracil-DNA glycosylase: protein MNYDWSLFLKKEYKKPYFRRLMKQLKIEYKNFICFPKKEKIFSSLKYCSFQELKVVILGQDPYFQENQADGLCFSVPNGVPFPPSLKNIFIEIKNCFNNSFPSSGSLTHWAEQGVLLLNSILTVRKGSPGSHKNMGWEFFTDQIIKTISNKKKNIVFLLWGKYAQKKIFLINSFHNHYILKTSHPSPFSAHLGFFGSKHFLKTNEFLYEKGKKTIIWV, encoded by the coding sequence ATGAATTATGATTGGAGTCTTTTTCTAAAAAAAGAATATAAAAAACCTTATTTTAGAAGATTAATGAAACAACTTAAGATAGAATACAAGAATTTTATTTGTTTTCCTAAAAAAGAAAAGATATTTTCTTCTCTTAAATATTGTTCTTTTCAAGAATTAAAGGTCGTCATTTTAGGACAAGATCCTTATTTCCAAGAAAATCAAGCTGATGGTCTTTGTTTTTCTGTTCCGAATGGAGTTCCTTTTCCTCCTTCATTAAAGAACATATTTATAGAAATCAAAAATTGTTTTAATAACTCATTTCCGTCTAGTGGATCTTTAACTCATTGGGCAGAACAAGGAGTTTTATTACTAAATTCTATACTAACAGTTAGAAAAGGTTCTCCCGGTTCTCATAAAAACATGGGATGGGAATTTTTTACAGATCAAATTATAAAAACTATTTCTAATAAAAAAAAGAATATTGTTTTTCTTTTATGGGGAAAATATGCTCAAAAAAAAATATTTTTAATTAATTCTTTTCACAATCATTACATTTTAAAAACTTCACATCCATCTCCTTTTTCTGCTCATCTTGGATTTTTTGGGTCTAAACATTTTTTAAAAACCAATGAATTTTTATATGAAAAAGGAAAAAAAACCATCATTTGGGTATAA
- the lpdA gene encoding dihydrolipoyl dehydrogenase: MSNVYDLVVIGSGPGGYVAAIRASQLGLRTAIIEKYQELGGTCLNVGCIPSKSLLDSSKYFSLAKNHYSSHGIFFEKLFFDFKKMMNRKNEIVKNINNGIKYLMKKNKIDLYQGIGSFKTMNILSIKEIKSLKEKQKIQFKYCIISTGSKPYCLPYLNFGNKIISSTQALSLKEVPNQLIIVGGGIIGLELGSIFNRLGSQITIIEGLDKIISNMDDSLSLEIQKILEKSSIKIKTSLSITNIIEENNKKISVFVKYKNGEEMKFVGDYCLLSIGRIPYTKNLGLENIGIKKDQKGFILVNDSLQSNIQNIYAIGDVIGGKMLAHKAEEEGLYVVEHMIGQKPNKLNYDLIPSVIYTHPEVASVGLTENEIKKEKIEYNVGTFPMKVLGRARTSGCTDGFLKMISHKKTDEILGVHIIGDHAADMIMEASVAMEFRASSEDIYRICHPHPTFSESFKEAALLSLENRSIHI, encoded by the coding sequence ATGAGTAATGTATATGATCTTGTTGTTATAGGCTCTGGTCCAGGAGGATATGTAGCTGCTATTAGAGCTAGTCAATTAGGACTTCGGACTGCAATCATAGAAAAATACCAAGAATTAGGTGGAACATGTTTGAATGTAGGGTGCATCCCATCTAAATCTCTTTTAGATTCCTCTAAATATTTTTCATTAGCTAAAAATCATTATTCTTCACATGGAATTTTTTTTGAAAAATTATTTTTTGATTTCAAAAAAATGATGAATAGGAAAAATGAAATAGTCAAAAATATTAATAATGGAATCAAATATTTAATGAAAAAAAACAAAATTGATTTGTATCAAGGAATCGGTTCATTTAAAACAATGAACATACTTTCTATAAAAGAAATCAAATCATTAAAAGAAAAACAAAAAATACAATTTAAATATTGTATAATATCCACAGGATCTAAACCTTACTGTTTGCCTTATTTAAATTTTGGAAATAAAATCATTTCTTCTACACAAGCTCTATCTTTAAAAGAAGTTCCTAATCAATTAATAATAGTTGGAGGAGGAATCATAGGATTAGAATTAGGTTCTATTTTTAATAGATTAGGAAGTCAAATAACAATTATAGAAGGTCTTGACAAGATCATATCAAATATGGATGATTCATTAAGTTTAGAAATTCAAAAAATTCTAGAAAAATCTTCTATAAAGATAAAAACTTCTTTATCTATTACCAATATTATAGAAGAAAACAATAAAAAAATATCAGTTTTTGTGAAATATAAAAATGGAGAAGAAATGAAATTTGTAGGAGATTATTGTTTGCTATCAATAGGAAGAATCCCATATACAAAAAATCTAGGATTAGAAAATATAGGGATCAAAAAAGATCAAAAGGGATTCATATTAGTGAATGATTCGTTACAGAGTAACATCCAAAATATATATGCAATTGGAGACGTTATAGGAGGAAAAATGTTGGCACATAAAGCTGAAGAAGAAGGATTGTATGTAGTGGAGCACATGATTGGACAAAAACCAAATAAACTCAATTACGATTTAATTCCATCAGTCATTTACACACATCCTGAAGTAGCTAGTGTTGGTCTTACAGAAAATGAAATCAAAAAAGAAAAAATTGAATATAATGTAGGAACTTTTCCTATGAAAGTATTAGGAAGAGCTAGAACTAGTGGTTGTACAGACGGCTTTTTGAAAATGATTTCTCATAAAAAAACCGATGAAATCCTGGGAGTTCATATTATTGGAGATCATGCTGCAGATATGATAATGGAAGCTTCTGTCGCTATGGAATTTAGGGCTTCTTCAGAGGATATATATAGAATATGCCATCCTCATCCTACTTTTAGTGAATCTTTCAAAGAAGCTGCTTTACTAAGTTTAGAAAATCGTTCTATTCATATATAA
- a CDS encoding deoxyhypusine synthase family protein, with protein MKESSITSFIEKYFLHFNALTLSEAAKAYKYHTQNNGKMMITLAGAMSTAELGKILAEMIRKDQVHMISCTGANLEEDILNLIAHSHYKKIPYYRDLTPDHEKNFLKKGYYRVTDTCIPEEQAFKKLQKYIFQVWKRAEEKSKRYFPHEYIYQLLLENILEPYYNINPEDSWVLAAAKKNLPMVVPGWEDSTIGNIFASYCMKKQFKTFLVKNGIEYMMYLAKWYQRESVKQKIGFFQIGGGISGDFPICVVPMLSQDIGFHPTPFWAYFCQISDSTTSYGSYSGAIPNEKITWGKLDKDTPKFIIESDATIVAPLIFAYVLNM; from the coding sequence ATGAAAGAATCTTCTATTACTTCTTTTATTGAAAAATACTTTCTTCATTTTAATGCTTTGACTTTGTCAGAAGCTGCTAAAGCATATAAATATCATACTCAGAATAATGGAAAAATGATGATAACACTAGCGGGAGCAATGAGCACTGCAGAATTAGGTAAAATATTAGCTGAAATGATTCGAAAAGATCAAGTACATATGATTTCTTGTACAGGAGCTAATTTAGAAGAAGACATATTAAATTTAATAGCTCATTCTCATTACAAAAAAATACCTTATTACAGAGATTTAACTCCAGATCATGAAAAAAATTTTTTGAAAAAAGGATATTATAGGGTTACAGATACTTGCATCCCAGAAGAACAAGCTTTTAAAAAATTACAAAAATATATTTTTCAAGTATGGAAAAGAGCTGAAGAAAAATCAAAACGTTATTTTCCTCATGAATATATTTATCAATTGTTATTAGAAAATATTTTAGAACCCTATTACAACATAAATCCAGAAGATAGTTGGGTATTAGCTGCTGCTAAAAAAAATCTACCTATGGTAGTTCCAGGTTGGGAAGATAGCACTATAGGAAACATTTTTGCTTCATATTGTATGAAAAAGCAATTTAAAACTTTTCTTGTAAAAAATGGAATTGAATATATGATGTACTTAGCTAAATGGTATCAAAGAGAATCTGTGAAACAGAAAATAGGATTTTTTCAAATTGGAGGAGGAATATCTGGAGATTTTCCTATTTGTGTAGTGCCTATGCTATCTCAAGATATAGGATTTCATCCTACTCCTTTTTGGGCTTATTTTTGTCAAATTTCAGATTCTACTACTAGTTATGGATCTTATTCAGGAGCTATTCCAAATGAAAAAATAACTTGGGGGAAGCTAGATAAGGATACTCCAAAATTTATTATAGAATCAGATGCTACCATAGTTGCTCCACTTATTTTTGCATATGTATTAAATATGTAA
- the rny gene encoding ribonuclease Y — MKINVGFTVLMGFVIGIITSYFFGKKTILRKYVQLLEKANSQAKKIIKNAEKEGESIKKKKMLQAKEKFIELKSKHEKDVHLRERRIIDTENKTKEKENRLSKEIEIYFKRNNRLETQIHDYEKKSKILKSQQEEFKNMNIKQVELLEKISNYSSEEAKNELIEILKSEAKIKAQSHIQNIIEESQLTAKIEAKKIVIQAIQRIGTEQAVENAVSVFNIESDDVKGRIIGREGRNIRALEKATGVEIIVDDTPEAILLSCFNPIRREVARLSLHKLVIDGRIHPARIEEIVSKTEKQIEEEIVEIGKKNIIDLGIHGIHPELIRMIGRMKYRSSYGQNLLQHSREVAHLAGILASELGLNAKLAKRAGLLHDIGKVPESESELPHAILGMQWAEKYGENMEVCNAIGSHHDEIEMKVLISPIVQVSDSISGARPGVRRNSFESYSKRLKNLEDIALSFDGVNKAFAIQAGRELRVLVESDKIDDKKAFQLSCDITEKIKNEMTYPGQIKVTVIRETRAVQIAR; from the coding sequence ATGAAAATAAATGTTGGGTTTACGGTCCTCATGGGGTTTGTGATTGGAATTATTACATCTTATTTTTTTGGAAAAAAAACCATATTAAGAAAATATGTTCAATTATTAGAAAAAGCTAATTCTCAGGCTAAAAAAATCATAAAAAATGCTGAAAAAGAAGGAGAATCCATAAAAAAAAAGAAAATGCTTCAAGCAAAAGAAAAATTTATAGAACTTAAATCAAAACATGAAAAAGATGTTCATCTTAGAGAAAGAAGAATAATAGACACAGAAAATAAAACAAAAGAAAAAGAAAATAGATTGTCTAAAGAAATAGAAATTTACTTTAAAAGAAACAATCGTTTAGAAACACAAATTCATGATTATGAAAAAAAATCAAAAATTCTTAAAAGTCAACAAGAAGAATTTAAAAATATGAACATAAAACAAGTAGAATTGCTTGAAAAAATATCAAATTATTCTTCTGAAGAAGCTAAAAATGAATTGATTGAAATTCTTAAAAGTGAAGCAAAAATAAAAGCACAATCTCACATACAAAATATTATAGAAGAATCACAATTAACTGCAAAAATAGAAGCTAAAAAAATTGTGATTCAAGCTATTCAAAGAATTGGTACGGAACAAGCCGTAGAAAATGCTGTATCTGTTTTTAATATAGAATCAGATGATGTAAAAGGTCGTATAATTGGACGAGAAGGAAGAAATATAAGAGCCTTAGAAAAGGCAACAGGAGTAGAAATTATTGTAGATGATACTCCAGAAGCCATTCTTTTATCTTGCTTCAATCCTATACGAAGAGAAGTAGCTAGATTATCACTTCACAAACTCGTGATTGATGGGCGTATCCATCCCGCAAGAATTGAAGAGATAGTATCCAAAACGGAAAAACAAATTGAAGAAGAAATAGTAGAAATAGGAAAAAAAAATATAATAGATTTAGGAATTCATGGAATCCATCCAGAATTAATTCGAATGATAGGAAGAATGAAATATCGCTCTTCTTATGGACAAAATTTGTTACAACATTCTAGAGAAGTAGCCCATTTAGCAGGAATTTTGGCTTCTGAATTGGGTTTGAATGCGAAATTAGCAAAACGTGCAGGATTACTGCATGACATAGGAAAAGTTCCTGAAAGCGAATCAGAACTTCCTCATGCTATTTTAGGAATGCAATGGGCCGAAAAATATGGAGAAAATATGGAAGTTTGCAATGCTATAGGATCACATCATGATGAGATCGAGATGAAAGTCTTAATATCTCCTATAGTACAAGTTTCAGATTCTATTAGTGGAGCTCGTCCTGGAGTAAGAAGAAATTCTTTTGAATCCTATTCCAAAAGACTAAAAAACTTGGAAGATATAGCTCTTAGTTTTGATGGAGTAAATAAAGCTTTTGCTATACAAGCAGGAAGAGAATTACGTGTTTTAGTAGAAAGCGATAAAATTGATGATAAAAAAGCTTTTCAGTTATCTTGTGATATAACAGAAAAAATAAAAAATGAAATGACTTATCCTGGTCAGATAAAAGTAACAGTGATTAGAGAAACTAGAGCCGTACAAATAGCTAGATAA